In Lentisphaerota bacterium, the genomic window GCCCGATGCCGGGTTGGGTAACGGAGGCTTGGGTCGGCTGGCGGCCTGCTATCTCGATTCCCTGGCTGCGTTGGGCTACGCCGCGTATGGGCACGGCCTGCGTTACGAGCATGGCATGTTCCGGCAGGAGTTCGACGACGGCTGGCAGGCGGAACAGCCGGACGATTGGCTGAGGCTTGGAACGCCCTGGGAGATCGTGCGTCCCGAGGACGCCGTCAGCGTACTGGCCTACGGGCGCACCGTGCCGGTCGTCGGCGCGGGGAAGTCCGCCCAATCCGTCTGGATGGACTGGCAGATGATCGAGGGCGTTCCGTTCGACGTGCCCGTCATGGGCTGGGACGGCGGCCGGATCAACGCGCTGCGCCTCTGGAGTTCGCGGGCCGCGCAGGGCTTCCGCCTGGACGTCTTCAATCAGGGCGACTACGTTCGCGCCGTGGAGGAGAAGAACTGGGCCGAGACCCTCACGAAGGTGCTGTACCCCTCCGACGGCACCGGCGCGGGCCGGGAACTGCGCCTGCTCCAGGAGTACTTCCTGGTGGCCTGCGCGATGCGTGACCTCACGCGCGCGTTTCGCCGGAGCCGCCGCGATTGGCGTCGCCTGCCCGACGCCGCCGCGGCGCAGATGAACGACACGCACCCCGCGCTGGCCGTGGCGGAATTGATGCGCATCCTGGTGGACGAGGAGGAACTGCCGTGGGAAACGGCGTGGGATGTCGCCACCCGCACGCTGGCGTACACCAATCACACCTTGATGCCGGAGGCGCTGGAGCGGTGGCCGGTGCCGCTGTTCGAGCGTGTCCTGCCGCGGCACCTGGAAATCGTCTACGAGATCAACGCGCGCTTCCTGCGCCACGTGGCCGAGCTGCATCCGGGCGATACGGACCGGCTCCGGCGCATGTCGCTGATCGAGGAAGGCGACGTCAAGCACGTGCGCATGGCCCACCTCGCCGTGGTCGGCAGTCACGCCGTGAACGGCGTGGCGCGTCTGCACTCGGACCTCGTGCGCACCCGGTTGCTGTCCGACTTCGCGCAACTCTGGCCGGATCGCTTCACGAACGTGACCAACGGCGTGACGCACCGCCGCTGGCTCCGGCAGTGCAACCCCGAGTTGGCCGCATGCCTGTCCGCGCGCATCGGCGACCGCTGGCTGCGGGACGCCGCGGAGTTGCGGCGGATCGAGGCGCATGCGGACGATCCGGGATTCCTCGATGAACTGCGCGGCATCAAGCGGCGGAACAAGGAACGGCTGGCGGCGCGGATACGGGATGCCCTCGGGGTGACCGCCGATCCGGATTCCCTGTTCGATGTCCAGGTCAAGCGCCTGCATGAATACAAGCGCCAGTTGCTGAACGTCCTGCATATCCTGTCGTTGTACCTGCGGTTGCGAGACGGCGTCGAGGCGGACCCCGTGCCGCGAACGTTTGTGTTCGGCGCCAAGGCCGCGCCGTCGTATTCGACCGCCAAGCACATCATCAAGCTGATCAACAACGTGGGCCGGATGCTCGAAGCGGACCGTCGCGTCCGCGACCGTCTGCGGGTGGTGTTCCTGCCGGACTACAACGTGTCGCTGGCGGAATGCATCATCCCGGCGGCGGACCTCTCCGAGCAGATCTCCACGGCGGGCACGGAGGCGTCCGGCACCGGGAACATGAAGCTGGCGCTGAACGGCGCGTTGACCATCGGCACGTGGGACGGGGCCAACATCGAGATCGCGGAAGCGGTGGGCCTCGACAACTTCTTCGTCTTCGGCCACCGGGTCGAAGACCTCGATGCCCTCCGGGCCACGTACGATCCGTCCGCGTGGATGGCCGGGGATCCCGAGCTCGCGGCGGTGCTGGATCTGCTGCGCGGAGACACGCTGAGTCCGGGGCGGGCCGGGCTGTTCGAAGGCCTGAGGGATGCGCTGACCGGGCGGGACTTCTTCTTCCACCTGGCGGACTTCCGGTCGTATGTCGAGACCCAGCGGCGGGTCTCGGATCTCTACCGATCGCCCGCCGCCTGGTCGCGCTGCGCGGCGCTGAACATCGCGCGCATGGGACGGTTTTCGAGCGATCGCGCGGTGGAAGAGTACGCCCGGAGTATCTGGAACCTGCGGCCGAAACGGATCGCAAAGCGGGAAGTCGGATCATGAGCGGAGACAAGAAAACCCTGGATGGACACGAACAAGGACCCAAGGGATTGTTTCTCGATCTGATCCCGGGCCTGGCCGGACGCGCCGAGGCCTTTCGCGGCTCGGATGAATTCGTGGACGACGCGGTCCTGGCGGCATTCGAGCGGCAGATGGCCCTGACCGTGGCGGCGTTGCGAACCGCGGTGGACACGACCGATGAGGCGGGCATCCGCCGTCAGGCGCACTCCTTGCAGGGCATGGGCGGCGCGGCCGGCGCGCCGGAGATCTCCGTGGTCGGCGAGGAGTTGAGTCTGGCGGCCAAGGCGGGTGACTTTGCGCGTTGCTCGGCGCTGGCCGCGCAGCTTGCTGCTTGGACGGACATGCGCGGCGGCGCTCCTGCCGACGGGCGCTCGCCCGATGTCCTGCCGAACGCACCGGATGTCCGGGGGCGCATCCTGATTGTGGATGACGAATATCCGAACCGGCTTTATCTCCGCAAGCTGCTCACTGCGCAGGGAGCGACGGTGCTCGACGCCGAGAACGGCGAACAGGCGGTGGCGTTGGCCAGGCGGGAGGCGCCGGATCTGGCGCTCGTGGACGTGATGATGCCCGGCCTGTCGGGATATGAGGTGTGCGAAAAACTCAAGAGCGACCCGGCGACACGGGATGTCACGATCATCATGGTCACGGCCCGGACCACCCCGGAGGATGTCGAGCATGCGTTCGTGCTGGGCGCGTTCGACTACATTCGCAAGCCGTTTCATGCCCGGGAACTGCTGGCGCGCGCGCGCCACGCTTTGGAACTGAAGCGCCAGAGCGATGCGCTCCGCCAGTGGCAGACACGCATGATGCGCGAGATGGATGCCGCGGGCGCCTTGCAGCGCAAACTGCTCGCGCGGGAGCCTTTCTTCGGGGACGCCGTCGAAATCCGGTTCGCTCATCAGGCCAGTATGAGCGTGGGAGGCGACGTGTTCAATGCCATCCCCCTGCCCGGCGATCGGGTCTGCTTCTACGTGGCCGACGTGGCCGGCCATGGCGTCGCGCCGGCCATGATCGCCACCCTGCTCAAGGCCCTGGTGGAGGATGTCGCGCGCGAACAGGCCGACCGCGGGCCGGCGGCGATGTGCGACGACATCCATCGCCGTTTCCGCCATTACGTGACAAACCCGGAGTCCTACGCCTCGCTGTTTATCGCGATCCTTGGGACCGATGGCCGTTGCGTGGCATTCAACTGCGGACATCCGTCGCCGCTCCTGTTCGATGCGAACGGCACGGTTTTGCCACCCCTGGACGATCGCGGCGGGATGCCGATCGGCCTGCCGGATACCGGTGCGGTTCCCGCTTACGATATCGCTGACGAAATCCACGTCACCTTGCCCCCGGATGCCGTGATTGCCGCATATTCCGACGGATTGATCGAGGCGCGGCGCAGGGAGACGGCTGATTTTTGCGGGCTCGGCAACCTCTCCGCCATGCTCACGGACGCATTGCGACATCCCGACGTTGTGGATCCGGCGCGCGCCGTGTTCGACCGCCTGACGGCGGCGGGGTACGATCTGGCGCAGGACGATTGCACCTTGCTGGTGGTTCGCGCGCTCGATCCCGCATCCTTTCGGCTGAAGCGCAAGATTCCTCCGACCCATGAAGCCGTCGCGGCCCTCGCCGGGGAGATCGAGAGCCTCTTGCGGAAAGATGGATGGCCTGAAGAAAGCGCCGGCGCCGCGCAGTTGCTGGCCATGGAGCACGGGGCCAATGTCGTGGACTATGGCCGGTTGGCGCCGGGGGAACGCATCGAGTTCCAACTCCGCCTGCTGCCCATGAGCGCCCAGCTCATCTTCCGTGATCGCGGGCGGGAATGGGATTTTTTCGAGCGGCTGGCGCATACGCGGCGACAGCCCGTTGATTCGGCGCGCGGACGCGGGTTGCGTATCATCGAGGCCATCGCCCGGCATTGCGACTTGATTCGGGCAGACGGATGCAATACTTCTTGTTATCATGTAAGTAGTTCCTTTCGGGCGGAAGGCGGGATGGATTCGGGAGTTGAATGATGAACGAAGCGATTTACCAGGCGCGCATGGAGCTGTTCAAAACGCTGGACCTGCCGGTGTCGCGGGCGGATATCCGTCGGCTGCGCCGTCGGCAGGCCGTGAAACTCGCCATCTGGGAGATCGGCCTGCGCAGTCTATTCGCATTCAAACGAGTTCTCGACGTGATCGGGGCGACTGTCGGGCTGATCCTGCTGGCGCCGGTCTTTTTGGCCGTCTCGCTGGCCATCGTCATCGAGGACGGCTGGCCCGTCTTTTTTGCCCAGACGCGCGTCGGCCAGAACGGCCGGCAGTTCAAGTTCTACAAGTTCCGCTCCATGGTGCGCAACGCCGAGAAGTTGAAAGACACGCTCGTGCAGCAGAACGAGTCTGGCGACGGCGTGATCTTCAAGATGAAGCGCGATCCGCGCATCACGCGGGTGGGCCGTTTCATCCGCCGTTTCAGCATTGACGAGATGCCTCAGTTCTTGAATGTTCTTTTCGGCGATCTGGCGCTTGTCGGTCCGCGCCCGCCCGTGCCGCGCGAGGTGGCCGAGTACACGCTGGAAGACCGCAAGCGCCTGCACGCCAAGCCGGGCCTGACCTGTCTGTGGCAGATCCAAGGACGATCGGAGATCCCCTTCAAGGAACAGGTCCGTCTGGACTTGCAGTACATCCAAAGCCAGAGTCTGTGGAAAGACATCGTGATTATGTTGAAAACCGTGCCCGCGGTTCTGTTCGGCCGCGGCGCCTATTAGGAAGGAGCGAGTTATGAACATGCGCATGGAGATTCGGAATGGGAAAGGGGTCGCCACGGTCAACGGTCCGTTGAATGCCGCCGGCGTGGATACGTTCCGGGAGCAGATGCAGAAGTGGATGGCCGAGCATGAGACGATCGAACAGATCGTGCTGGACGCGGGGGAGATGGACTACATCGACAGCGCCGGACTGGGTGTGCTGATCGCGTTACTGAAACGCGTGACAGAGCGCGGCGGTGACATCCGGATCGCCCGCCTGGGCAATAAGGCTCGCATGGTGTTCGAGATCACCCGCGCGTTCAAGATCTTCGAGATCTTCGACACGGTGGAGGAGGCGCTCGGAGCGGAGGCATGAAGGCGGTTTTTCATACCGGTCTGGCGGTGGATTGGGGCGATGCCCTTGACGGACGGCCCTGGTGCCTGGCATCTGTGGGTGGAAAACCGCTCGTGGAGCACTGGCTTGAATGGGCGGTTCATCTGGGGATCGAGGATATTCGCCTGGTGCTGGGCGACGGGGCCGACGAGATCGAGGGGTTCTGCGGCGACGGCAGCCGCTGGGGTTTGCATATCGCCTACGGGTTTCTCAGACAAACCTCCGATCCCGAAGTCTACCTGCGCCGTTCCCCCCGGCAATGGGAGGAAGGGCTACTGTACATCGCCGGCCCGGTTTTCCCGCGCCGTCTGCGAGCGCAGGCTGCCGATGGCGATCCCATTCCCATCCCCCTCCCGTCCGCGCCCGGCGCGGGTGCGGCCTGGCTGCTGCGCAAGGCGGAAGGCCGGATCGCCTGCTTCCTGAGCCGCGATGCGGACGCGGTCAGCGCCCTTGCCAACGGCGTGTGTAACACGGCATCGGAACCATGGACGGCGTTCGACCTCGAACCGGTGCTGCTTGACGACATCCGCGCGTACTACGAGATGAACATGCGCCTGGTCAGGGGCGAGATCGCCCGCTACGTGCGTCCGGGCTTCGGCGGCGGGGAAGGCGCCTGTATCGGCAGCAATGTGATCATTCCTCTCTCCGCGGAACTGCGCCCGCCGTTGATCATCGGGGACAACTGCCGGATCCATCCCATGGCCGTGATTGGGCCCGACGTGGTGATCGGCAATGGCGTGATCGTCGATCGGCAAACCGAGTTGACCGGGAGCGTCGTGCTGGATGACACCTACCTCGGGCGAAACCTGGAGATCAGAAACCGGGTGGTCGCCGGCGCGCGACTGATTGACCCGTCCGACGGCACGCCGGTGGATATCGCCGATCCGTGGTTGCTCGCGCCCCTGGAAGCGCCCGCACGCGCCTCCGACCTTCTGCGTGCGGTCGGAGGCTGGGTTGCCGCAGTCGTGCTGACGCTGGTTCAAGCCCTTCCCTTCTGCCTGTTCTACCTGGCGCTGAGAGCGTTTGGCAAAGGGCGTTTCCAGTTCAGCCCAAGGCTCGCGGTCCGCGCCCGGGTGCGGAGTTTGCCGTACTGGCTTCCCCCGGTGGATTCCTCTAGGCTGAACCGTGCTTTCGCGGGCCTGTCGCTGGACTTGTTTCCCCTGATCGCGCTTGCCGCGATGGGCCGGCTCTGGCTCTGCGGCCACGCGCCGCTGCATCCCGAACGGGACGCCAATCTGCGGAGGCGATTGCGCCGCTATTATCCGGCGGCCTTCGGCTATCATACGGCACGCACCGCCGGAAACGATGCCTTTTCATCGGCGGTGACTGCCGATGCGTTCTACTATGAACGCTATCGAAGCGCGATCGAGGACCTGCGGATTCTCTGCCGAACCCTCTTCGGCAGGTTGCTGGCGTGCATGACCACCTCGTCCGGCGGGGCCCTATGACGGAGAGGGACCCGCTGCTTCTACGCAGGTCTGATGCGCCGGGGTTCGAGACGGTGTTGCGACGGCTTGGCCTCGAATACGATTGCCGGGTTGCGGCCACCCTCGAAGAGACGCGCGGCGTCCTTGCGCAACACCCGGTTCCCGCGGCGATCGTCTGGCATCTTCCGGATGCGGAAGACGGCTTGACGTATTGTCGCGCCTTGCGCCTTGCCCATCCCGAACTCAAGATCATCCTGATTGCCGCCGGGGCCGATCAGGGCCGCGTGATCGAGGCATTCAATCACGGTTACCTGTTCCGCTGTCTGACGGAACCCGTGTCGCCGGAAGCGTTGGATGACGCCATCCGAGCCGCCATCCGTCAGTCGGAGATGGAGCGGGTTCAATCCCTGTTGATCCAAAACGCGGCGCAGATTGACCGCCAGGTTCTCTCGACACCCTACTGGCTTTATCGCCTTCAGACCTCGACCTCCACGTTCGTGCGCGCTCTGGCCGGCAGCGTGGGGGTTTGCGCTGTCACGGTTCTGGTTGTCCTGCTGGCCGGAATCGGCGTGTTCCTTCTGCTTTATTACGTCAAGTCGGCGCTGGGAGTCGACCTTTTCGGAGACAAACACTTGAAGGATTTCGTGCCGTGACGATCCGCTTGCATCCTGACTTCGATCATGCCCCACAAGGCGACGACCTGTTCGCTGTAGGCCAGGTCATCGGGATGGGGCATGTCCAGGACGAAATCTGCGCACGCGCGCGTCGGGAGCGTGTGTTTCACGTACATCGGCTCCACCTGGCGAGTCCATTGGTTCCGGACATCCTCTTCACTCCGGCCGCGACTCGTCCGGTCGCGTTGGACCCGCCTGCGCAGCCGCTCATGCGCAGGGACATCCACGAAGAAACGCAGATCGAAAAGGTCGCGCAGCGCCGGGAGCACGAAAAGGAAGAGCCCTTCGACGATGATCAGGGGCGACGGGGAGGTTACCTGCGCACGGTCGGACCGGCGGTGCCGGACGAAATCGTAGACCGGACGGCGGACGGCGCGCCCCGCCTTCAACGCCGCCAGGTCGGACGCGAGCCGGTCCAGATCCAGCGCCACAGGCTCATCGAAATTGTAGCCGGACGCATCCGCTCCGTCCGGCACGCCCAGATAATAGTCGTCCTGGGTGATAGCGACACTGCCGAAATCCGCCGTCAGGTCGCGGAGTCCCTCGGCAAGGGTTGTCTTCCCCGAACCGGAACCGCCCGCAAT contains:
- a CDS encoding glycogen/starch/alpha-glucan phosphorylase, producing the protein PDAGLGNGGLGRLAACYLDSLAALGYAAYGHGLRYEHGMFRQEFDDGWQAEQPDDWLRLGTPWEIVRPEDAVSVLAYGRTVPVVGAGKSAQSVWMDWQMIEGVPFDVPVMGWDGGRINALRLWSSRAAQGFRLDVFNQGDYVRAVEEKNWAETLTKVLYPSDGTGAGRELRLLQEYFLVACAMRDLTRAFRRSRRDWRRLPDAAAAQMNDTHPALAVAELMRILVDEEELPWETAWDVATRTLAYTNHTLMPEALERWPVPLFERVLPRHLEIVYEINARFLRHVAELHPGDTDRLRRMSLIEEGDVKHVRMAHLAVVGSHAVNGVARLHSDLVRTRLLSDFAQLWPDRFTNVTNGVTHRRWLRQCNPELAACLSARIGDRWLRDAAELRRIEAHADDPGFLDELRGIKRRNKERLAARIRDALGVTADPDSLFDVQVKRLHEYKRQLLNVLHILSLYLRLRDGVEADPVPRTFVFGAKAAPSYSTAKHIIKLINNVGRMLEADRRVRDRLRVVFLPDYNVSLAECIIPAADLSEQISTAGTEASGTGNMKLALNGALTIGTWDGANIEIAEAVGLDNFFVFGHRVEDLDALRATYDPSAWMAGDPELAAVLDLLRGDTLSPGRAGLFEGLRDALTGRDFFFHLADFRSYVETQRRVSDLYRSPAAWSRCAALNIARMGRFSSDRAVEEYARSIWNLRPKRIAKREVGS
- a CDS encoding response regulator; the encoded protein is MSGDKKTLDGHEQGPKGLFLDLIPGLAGRAEAFRGSDEFVDDAVLAAFERQMALTVAALRTAVDTTDEAGIRRQAHSLQGMGGAAGAPEISVVGEELSLAAKAGDFARCSALAAQLAAWTDMRGGAPADGRSPDVLPNAPDVRGRILIVDDEYPNRLYLRKLLTAQGATVLDAENGEQAVALARREAPDLALVDVMMPGLSGYEVCEKLKSDPATRDVTIIMVTARTTPEDVEHAFVLGAFDYIRKPFHARELLARARHALELKRQSDALRQWQTRMMREMDAAGALQRKLLAREPFFGDAVEIRFAHQASMSVGGDVFNAIPLPGDRVCFYVADVAGHGVAPAMIATLLKALVEDVAREQADRGPAAMCDDIHRRFRHYVTNPESYASLFIAILGTDGRCVAFNCGHPSPLLFDANGTVLPPLDDRGGMPIGLPDTGAVPAYDIADEIHVTLPPDAVIAAYSDGLIEARRRETADFCGLGNLSAMLTDALRHPDVVDPARAVFDRLTAAGYDLAQDDCTLLVVRALDPASFRLKRKIPPTHEAVAALAGEIESLLRKDGWPEESAGAAQLLAMEHGANVVDYGRLAPGERIEFQLRLLPMSAQLIFRDRGREWDFFERLAHTRRQPVDSARGRGLRIIEAIARHCDLIRADGCNTSCYHVSSSFRAEGGMDSGVE
- a CDS encoding sugar transferase — protein: MELFKTLDLPVSRADIRRLRRRQAVKLAIWEIGLRSLFAFKRVLDVIGATVGLILLAPVFLAVSLAIVIEDGWPVFFAQTRVGQNGRQFKFYKFRSMVRNAEKLKDTLVQQNESGDGVIFKMKRDPRITRVGRFIRRFSIDEMPQFLNVLFGDLALVGPRPPVPREVAEYTLEDRKRLHAKPGLTCLWQIQGRSEIPFKEQVRLDLQYIQSQSLWKDIVIMLKTVPAVLFGRGAY
- a CDS encoding STAS domain-containing protein; protein product: MNMRMEIRNGKGVATVNGPLNAAGVDTFREQMQKWMAEHETIEQIVLDAGEMDYIDSAGLGVLIALLKRVTERGGDIRIARLGNKARMVFEITRAFKIFEIFDTVEEALGAEA
- a CDS encoding NDP-sugar synthase; this translates as MKAVFHTGLAVDWGDALDGRPWCLASVGGKPLVEHWLEWAVHLGIEDIRLVLGDGADEIEGFCGDGSRWGLHIAYGFLRQTSDPEVYLRRSPRQWEEGLLYIAGPVFPRRLRAQAADGDPIPIPLPSAPGAGAAWLLRKAEGRIACFLSRDADAVSALANGVCNTASEPWTAFDLEPVLLDDIRAYYEMNMRLVRGEIARYVRPGFGGGEGACIGSNVIIPLSAELRPPLIIGDNCRIHPMAVIGPDVVIGNGVIVDRQTELTGSVVLDDTYLGRNLEIRNRVVAGARLIDPSDGTPVDIADPWLLAPLEAPARASDLLRAVGGWVAAVVLTLVQALPFCLFYLALRAFGKGRFQFSPRLAVRARVRSLPYWLPPVDSSRLNRAFAGLSLDLFPLIALAAMGRLWLCGHAPLHPERDANLRRRLRRYYPAAFGYHTARTAGNDAFSSAVTADAFYYERYRSAIEDLRILCRTLFGRLLACMTTSSGGAL
- a CDS encoding response regulator, which encodes MTERDPLLLRRSDAPGFETVLRRLGLEYDCRVAATLEETRGVLAQHPVPAAIVWHLPDAEDGLTYCRALRLAHPELKIILIAAGADQGRVIEAFNHGYLFRCLTEPVSPEALDDAIRAAIRQSEMERVQSLLIQNAAQIDRQVLSTPYWLYRLQTSTSTFVRALAGSVGVCAVTVLVVLLAGIGVFLLLYYVKSALGVDLFGDKHLKDFVP
- a CDS encoding uridine kinase — translated: MPIMATPIIVGIAGGSGSGKTTLAEGLRDLTADFGSVAITQDDYYLGVPDGADASGYNFDEPVALDLDRLASDLAALKAGRAVRRPVYDFVRHRRSDRAQVTSPSPLIIVEGLFLFVLPALRDLFDLRFFVDVPAHERLRRRVQRDRTSRGRSEEDVRNQWTRQVEPMYVKHTLPTRACADFVLDMPHPDDLAYSEQVVALWGMIEVRMQADRHGTKSFKCLSPKRSTPSADLT